The DNA region ttttcttttgctcattaatgttgtttaaaatgtaatatcgatagcttattatgcagtaaactaatgttgtagtgagaagctgacgaagaattaatctcgaaacgcgtttagccacttttttgtcgtcaacggccggtagtccacgtgctcaaatctagctatcaatttacaaatGCTGACTCAACtggtacactgtcgtacttaccgtaccaaaatcactaattaatattggctcatataaccTTAACACTGGCGAAATAATCCCAATAATGgaccatttaattttaaaaaactaaCTAAGGTCTCAGGTTCAGGTAAGGTCAGGTAAGgtctaaggttgtctggtagagatcgctttttagcgataagaccgcctgttgttgcttaatttcttgtttgatcttatttgttgtatgtaattacttaatgtgcacaataaagaatattattattattatttgtatgtcttaccatatctcgggaccatggggtcccggacttttgggaggcatgtgtggggccgaagccaacagcacagaggcccttttagacactttaatctaaaggctagggatacacctggcggataccatccccgagcgcacaatatgatacatccggagatggtccccgccaggtgtaaagactattacagtgcagcacttttgtgttgcgatgggaactaaggtcataggctattgttgtgcaagttggatggactggataGTGGTCTATgggggagactatcggacacctgccatgacaactagtctcaagattgtaaaagacaggcggtgactcgccaactcattgagtgggccctgcaaaacggccgcacgcatggtgcgacaacagagcaacacttgaagagtggctgaaaggttgtcgagaggtgagactgcggtagccagatcccggtgatccgttcagcaggccgccggcgttatgacattttacacttccaacctggagcataggtcccgctcttgcgaatccactctggccggccggttaaggcaagcgcagaggcgagggctagatgaaagtgccctctggaataggggtccgcggtgtcgccactcaccgtcagctcgccacaagctgcccccgcgggcttattattattattattattaaggtcTTTTCTGTATCAAGGCGTTTATGATTGAAGTATAAAAATATTCCGATATATGTGGTGGTGGTGTATCTTCAttcgacacccctgctggggtgtgagtggtcccttccgcgctgggcgctgtgggggctgtAGTGGGACGCTTCTCTTCTTCGTGAGGCGTTCTCCGTCGTCTTTTGGAGGATGACTGGGCTTCTGGTGATTGCTAGCCCTACCGCTACCGGCCGTTATCCAACCCCGCGACCTCTAGCCACGGTGATACCGTTTGAGCGGGGCCAAGTTTCGGGGCCGCAGTGAAGGCGACCGGCAGCTCGGGCTAGCGTGGGCGATTCAATATGTATCAATCAACTATTCTAcgtaaaattaaagaaaactatTTTTGGAGAGTGTATTTTAATAGACCAGGTACATTAACTACTCTGTTGATTTAATGTGAGGTTTTCTTAGAAATAGGTATAGAGGCTGGACCAAAGTTTAAATTTCGTCCTTTTGTCGACAGATGGCGCTCTTCGCAGCGAGGTAGAACTGCGCGGGCGCGGCACCGAGCCAGCGTTCCTCCACGAGCTTCACTCGACGCTGGCTCCGCCCGCCGCGCCCGACCACCACTGGCACCTCACGCTCCTGCTCATCATCAAGGCCCTCATCTTCACCACGATCATCCTCGGCGCCCTCTTCGGCAACGCCCTCGTCATCATATCAGTCCATCGGCATCGAAAACTTCGCGTCCTCACCAACTATTACGTTGTCAGCTTGGCTGTCGCTGATATGCTCGTCGCCTTATGCGCGATGACGTTTAACGCCAGCGCTGAGCTCACCGGTGTTTGGCTGTTCGGACCTTTAGTCTGTGATATGTTCAATTCCTTTGACGTTTACTTCTCAACCGCTTCCATACTACATCTATGCTGCATATCAGTAGATCGCTATTACGCTATAGTCAGACCTTTAGAGTACCCAGTCACAATGACACACAGAACTGTATGTTTTATGCTTGCTAATGTCTGGGTCTGGCCAGCTTTGATAAGCTTCGTCCCAATATTCATGGGCTGGTACACGACGGAGCAAGATCGTCAGTATAGAAGAGCAAATCCTGACGTGTGCATATTTAAAGCTAACATGATTTACGCTATGGTATCCTCAAGTATTTCCTTCTGGATACCAAGTTTAGTAATGATATCGATGTACTGTAGGATCTTCAGAGAAGCGATAAGACAAAGAGAGGCGCTGACGCGGACTTCATCGAATATACTTCTGAATTCAGTCCATTTGCGGCATACGTCACACGCGGCGCATCATTCGCACTACTTACATCCAGACAGACGTCCATCAGACATAAGTCCCAACTACAGTACATTTACTGAATGCCCGGAAGAAACAGAGTTCGGAGAAGCAGTGATGACTGTTGGTGATGTGTGTACGAGTAAAGAAGCTAGTCCGAGGAAGTCTGTGAACGTGAGCTGTGACACTGCCAGCTCGGGGTACTGTTCTGGAGGGTCTAACAAGAGGTCGTCGAGTGGACAACCTCCTACGGGGTGGAGGCCTAGCTGTTCTTCGGCTGTTGCTTCGAAGGAACTTGCGAAAGCTGCGACGGAGCTCAATGCACAAggtaattttactttttttttaatttcattcacCACTACCTGCTTTAGGGTGATCTGAGTTCTTAAGGTAAAGTTAGAAAATAAGAGAAAAAGAGTACCTAATCGCGGATCAGATATCACAGGATGTTACTGTAAATATATTtagtaagtttaattttttcaaatgTTAGGTGagtatgcatttttttttaatttaagggGCATTATAATCCTATGAGGATtccatataatatttaggtCGAATTTGAAAACAACCAGTGCCAATTTATAAATGTTTAGAAACGTTAtcaaatttatattaagtatctaAAGACTTATATAATCATGTTTGTTATTTCGTAACAAGTAAGATGCAAAAGTGATGCATGAAACAGGAAGGTATttcaattataattttaataaccacaaaattcaaattttgaaaaaaacctcgaccgtgacatagtggaccaattttcatgaaacatggctaagaacactcccgaataactcAAAGAAAacataaatctaaatcgattcatctgTTCGGGTGCGACAGGTAAGATTAATACATTCCACCAAACTTCAAGAAGTATGTATTTTTTCTGCCACAAACGAGCAAATAAATGCCTGATGGTAAGAAATTACAAACATCTGATACACCAAAAGGGTTTCGTACCGGCCTTAAGAGAAAATTCTTTGTAACTctgatataaaaaataaatcgcAAAACATAAACTAAGTTAAACTCTCTTAAACGGGAAACTTTGCAAATTTACCTCAACCCTTAAGTTGAAGTTGTTAATGTCAATTACGTTGAGATACTGAGACAGTTTCTTTACAGTCTACAGACAACAtaatggaacgctcattttgaaattagaacactatggtttgtctataaatgccctaaactttatgtcttcttaccttagcaatagaacacaaacagtagttgttaacaaaactcgctctagcgggactgttgtccaattaggagtgccacaaggctcaattttaggtccattcctgtttttggtttatataaatgatttgccatgtatagtaaaaaacttttgtgaaatagtactttttgctgatgatacatcactgctttttaatgttgaccgaaaatctacggattacaatgtaattaatatcacgttagctgatgtactgcagtggtttactgtcaacaatttacttcttaattctaagaaaaccaagtgtattcgattctctctgccgaatgttaaa from Leguminivora glycinivorella isolate SPB_JAAS2020 chromosome 23, LegGlyc_1.1, whole genome shotgun sequence includes:
- the LOC125238341 gene encoding octopamine receptor beta-3R-like, with the protein product MLVALCAMTFNASAELTGVWLFGPLVCDMFNSFDVYFSTASILHLCCISVDRYYAIVRPLEYPVTMTHRTVCFMLANVWVWPALISFVPIFMGWYTTEQDRQYRRANPDVCIFKANMIYAMVSSSISFWIPSLVMISMYCRIFREAIRQREALTRTSSNILLNSVHLRHTSHAAHHSHYLHPDRRPSDISPNYSTFTECPEETEFGEAVMTVGDVCTSKEASPRKSVNVSCDTASSGYCSGGSNKRSSSGQPPTGWRPSCSSAVASKELAKAATELNAQGATLRAAGKSWRAEHKAARTLGIIVGAFLLCWLPFFLWYVTTNVCGEPCETPDVVVGVLFWIGYFNSALNPLIYAYFNRDFRDAFKNTLMCALPCCFSCWKDTSNAHFV